In a genomic window of Streptomyces sp. NBC_01231:
- a CDS encoding aldo/keto reductase: protein MEYRKLGTTGTAVSRIAFGAMYFGVHTPEDEAFALLDAFVDAGGNLVDTSNVYGGGRSEEIIGRWFAGRPSDVTDRVVLATKGRYGTGTDVNSLGSTRRQLRRSLDGSLRRLGRDHVDLYQIHAWDPLTPIEETLAFLDDAVHSGKVNYVGLSNFTGWQLQLTLSTAQRMGIHVPVTLQQQYSLLSRESEYEVIPAALHNNVSLLPWSPLAGGFLTGKYQRGSAPAPDTRAGSDDELYQWVSAEYAASDRNWHTIDTVVRIARETGNTPSQVALAWTADQPSVAAPIVGARTLTHLTENLGAAELHLDADTTAALDTVSAPRHGGYPYGGFGTAQRSRDFHGSKAQANLIDGGSDAPLGHASPRA from the coding sequence ATGGAGTACCGCAAGCTCGGCACCACCGGAACCGCCGTCTCCCGCATCGCCTTCGGCGCCATGTACTTCGGCGTCCACACCCCGGAGGACGAGGCGTTCGCGCTCCTTGACGCGTTCGTGGATGCAGGCGGCAACCTGGTCGACACCTCCAACGTCTACGGCGGCGGACGCAGCGAAGAGATCATCGGCCGCTGGTTCGCCGGCCGCCCCAGCGACGTCACCGACCGCGTCGTCCTGGCCACCAAGGGCCGCTACGGCACCGGCACCGACGTCAACAGCCTCGGCTCCACACGCCGACAGCTGCGCCGGTCACTGGACGGATCCCTGCGCCGCCTGGGACGCGACCACGTCGACCTGTACCAGATCCACGCCTGGGATCCTCTGACGCCGATCGAGGAGACGCTGGCCTTCCTCGACGACGCCGTCCACTCCGGGAAGGTCAACTACGTGGGGCTGTCCAACTTCACCGGCTGGCAGCTCCAGCTCACCCTCTCCACCGCACAGCGGATGGGCATCCACGTTCCCGTGACGCTCCAGCAGCAGTACAGCCTGCTCTCCCGGGAAAGCGAATACGAAGTCATCCCGGCCGCATTGCACAACAACGTCTCCCTGCTGCCCTGGTCCCCGCTCGCCGGCGGCTTCCTCACCGGCAAGTACCAGCGCGGCAGCGCCCCCGCCCCCGACACCCGCGCCGGCTCCGACGACGAGCTCTACCAATGGGTCTCCGCCGAGTACGCCGCCTCCGACCGCAACTGGCACACGATCGACACGGTCGTCCGCATCGCCCGCGAGACCGGCAACACGCCCAGCCAGGTCGCCCTGGCCTGGACAGCCGACCAGCCCTCCGTCGCCGCTCCCATCGTCGGCGCGCGCACCCTCACCCACCTCACCGAGAACCTCGGTGCGGCCGAGCTGCACCTCGACGCCGACACCACCGCCGCCCTCGACACCGTCAGCGCACCGCGGCACGGCGGCTATCCCTACGGCGGCTTCGGCACCGCACAGCGCTCCCGCGACTTCCACGGCAGCAAGGCCCAGGCGAACCTCATAGACGGCGGAAGCGACGCACCTCTCGGCCACGCGTCGCCACGAGCCTAG
- a CDS encoding MFS transporter: protein MSSPSSTKPDTSAAAPFTGDDGTAAPAGKVTLPPVVWLLGAIAFLMGTSEFVVSGLLPQISGALDVSVSSAGTLITAFAVGMMIGAPVMSMATQRLPRRSALVAALLVFAAGHVVSALSSNLGLALVGRFAAALGNGTFWAVGAVVATAAAGPAASTRATGVMVGGITLANIVGVPLGTAAGQLGGWQAPFWMLAALAVAAAAVVARRLPADTTRADTSLRAETAALGHPRLWLVYLAIALIQAGIMAAYSYVAPLLTDRAGLASAVVPLAMLGFGIGALAGTTVGGRLGDRRPYATLIPATAVTAAILAAITLWATNSVVAVVLVVLLGGAGFANNPIVVGEVVRIAGTGRSLPMALATSAFQVGIATGSWLGGVALTSGLGLQGPSLAGFAFALAALLPLGLLAASHRKTESARS, encoded by the coding sequence GTGAGTTCCCCCTCGTCCACGAAGCCGGACACCTCGGCCGCCGCACCGTTCACGGGTGACGACGGCACGGCAGCGCCTGCCGGGAAGGTCACATTGCCGCCGGTGGTGTGGTTGCTGGGTGCCATCGCCTTCCTCATGGGCACCAGCGAGTTCGTCGTCTCCGGCCTGCTGCCGCAGATTTCCGGCGCCCTCGATGTCAGTGTCTCCAGCGCCGGGACGCTGATCACCGCCTTCGCCGTCGGCATGATGATCGGCGCGCCCGTGATGTCCATGGCGACCCAGCGCCTGCCGCGTCGCTCGGCCCTGGTCGCCGCACTGCTGGTCTTCGCCGCGGGCCACGTCGTCAGTGCGCTCAGCTCCAACCTGGGGCTCGCGCTCGTCGGCCGGTTCGCCGCCGCGCTGGGCAACGGCACCTTCTGGGCCGTGGGCGCGGTGGTGGCGACCGCCGCCGCGGGACCGGCCGCCAGCACCCGCGCCACGGGTGTGATGGTCGGCGGCATCACCCTTGCCAACATCGTCGGCGTCCCGCTCGGTACGGCGGCCGGCCAACTGGGCGGCTGGCAGGCCCCCTTCTGGATGCTCGCCGCTCTCGCCGTGGCGGCCGCCGCCGTGGTGGCCCGCCGGCTGCCCGCCGACACCACGCGTGCCGACACCTCCCTGCGCGCCGAGACGGCCGCGCTGGGGCATCCGCGCCTGTGGCTGGTCTACCTGGCCATCGCGCTCATCCAGGCCGGCATCATGGCCGCCTACAGCTACGTCGCCCCGCTGCTGACCGACCGGGCCGGGCTCGCGAGTGCCGTGGTGCCGCTGGCGATGCTCGGCTTCGGCATCGGCGCCCTGGCCGGCACCACGGTCGGTGGACGCCTCGGCGACCGCCGGCCCTACGCCACCCTGATCCCGGCCACCGCTGTCACGGCCGCGATCCTGGCCGCCATCACCCTGTGGGCGACCAACAGCGTCGTGGCCGTGGTCCTGGTCGTGCTGCTCGGCGGAGCCGGCTTCGCCAACAACCCCATCGTGGTCGGTGAGGTGGTCCGTATCGCCGGAACCGGCCGGTCCCTGCCCATGGCCCTGGCCACGTCCGCGTTCCAGGTCGGGATCGCCACGGGTTCCTGGCTCGGCGGCGTCGCCCTGACCTCCGGCCTGGGCCTCCAGGGCCCGTCGCTGGCCGGCTTCGCCTTCGCCCTGGCGGCCCTGCTGCCGCTTGGCCTGCTGGCCGCCTCTCACCGCAAGACGGAATCAGCGCGGAGCTGA
- a CDS encoding helix-turn-helix transcriptional regulator produces MDNRAEVSAFLKSRRAKITPEQAGMPVYGQRRVPGLRRGEVAMLAGMSVEYYTRLERGNLTGVSDSVLDAVAQALRLDATERDHLHALARAANTSGARVRRRPKKATVRPSVLRIVEGLRDQPAYVRNNRMDILAANPLARALLSEVFEVEPVNTCRFVFLDPRATRLYPDWERVARDGVGVLRVEVAKNPYDRELSNLIGELSTRSDAFRTLWGAHDVHVFTEGTKRFHHRAVGEMELVHETLDLPGEQGLSITVYSADPCTPAADALKLLASWAASRNRDAAASQADTER; encoded by the coding sequence ATGGACAACCGGGCCGAAGTCAGCGCATTTCTCAAGTCCCGCCGCGCCAAGATCACACCGGAGCAGGCGGGCATGCCGGTGTACGGGCAGCGGCGGGTGCCCGGGCTGCGCCGCGGTGAGGTCGCGATGCTGGCTGGGATGAGCGTCGAGTACTACACGCGTCTGGAGCGCGGCAACCTCACCGGGGTCTCCGACAGCGTCCTGGACGCCGTCGCCCAGGCCCTGCGGCTGGACGCCACCGAGCGGGATCACCTCCACGCCCTGGCCCGGGCGGCCAACACCAGTGGGGCCCGGGTCCGGCGCCGCCCGAAGAAGGCGACCGTGCGGCCCAGCGTGCTGCGCATCGTCGAGGGTCTGCGCGACCAGCCGGCGTACGTGCGCAACAACCGTATGGACATCCTGGCGGCCAATCCGCTCGCCCGCGCTCTGCTCAGCGAGGTGTTCGAGGTGGAGCCGGTGAACACCTGCCGGTTCGTCTTCCTCGACCCGCGGGCCACGCGGCTGTACCCCGACTGGGAACGCGTGGCCCGGGACGGAGTCGGGGTGCTGAGGGTCGAGGTCGCCAAGAACCCCTACGACCGGGAGCTGTCCAACCTGATCGGTGAACTGTCCACCCGCAGCGACGCCTTCCGCACCCTGTGGGGCGCGCACGACGTGCACGTGTTCACCGAGGGAACCAAGCGGTTCCACCACCGTGCGGTGGGCGAGATGGAGCTGGTTCACGAAACTCTGGACCTGCCCGGCGAACAGGGGCTGTCCATCACCGTGTACAGCGCGGATCCCTGCACCCCGGCCGCGGACGCCCTGAAACTCCTCGCCAGCTGGGCAGCGAGCCGGAACCGGGACGCGGCCGCCTCTCAGGCCGACACGGAGCGCTGA
- a CDS encoding thiamine pyrophosphate-binding protein: MTHDHDLVLRPTPSQTEAALNPPPGRNGGDLVVETLAGLGATTVFGLPGQHALGMFDALRRSDLRYIGLRVENNAGFAADAYGRITGEAAPLLLSTGPGALTSLAALQEAAAASAPVLAISSQIPTAGLGGGRHGYLHELPDQSASFRGVVKSVHTVRAQSQIPSAIAEAWKSALTAPHGPVWVEIPQDVLLAETLIPVVTGGDAFPEELPPRPELTAVAADLLSRAARPAIIAGGGVVRADASGKLKQLAEKIQAPVVTTFGGKGAFPWKHPLSLQSWLEDRHTTDFLEDADVLLVIGSGLGELSSNYHTFKPRGRVIQIEADLGKLESNHPALGIHADARLGLQALLETVAERVDESAPERVSAVLSRVSERIAAQELTLEQDVLASVRRALPATAPSFWDMTILSYWAWSAFDPKSPNTMHSAQGAGGLGYAFPAALGAAAADPTRPVLAVSGDGGALYSIAELATARQYDLNVTWLIVDDGGYGILREYMTDAFGEATATELTRPDYVALAESFGVPGVRTTPKTLSDDLSKALASPGPAVVVLPAVLRMFAPTHVDG, encoded by the coding sequence GTGACTCACGACCACGACCTGGTGCTCCGCCCGACGCCCTCCCAGACGGAGGCCGCGCTGAACCCTCCCCCGGGCCGCAACGGCGGAGACCTGGTCGTGGAGACGCTGGCCGGGCTCGGCGCGACGACGGTCTTCGGCCTCCCGGGCCAGCACGCGTTGGGGATGTTCGACGCGCTGCGCCGCTCGGATCTGCGGTACATCGGCCTGCGGGTGGAGAACAACGCCGGGTTCGCGGCGGACGCGTACGGCCGGATCACGGGCGAGGCGGCCCCGCTGCTGCTGTCGACGGGGCCGGGGGCGCTGACCTCGCTCGCGGCCTTGCAGGAGGCGGCGGCGGCTTCGGCGCCCGTGCTGGCGATCAGCAGTCAGATCCCGACGGCGGGGCTGGGCGGCGGCCGCCACGGCTATCTGCATGAACTGCCGGACCAGTCGGCCTCGTTCCGGGGCGTGGTGAAGTCGGTCCACACGGTCCGCGCCCAGTCCCAGATCCCGTCCGCGATCGCGGAGGCATGGAAGTCGGCGCTGACGGCCCCGCACGGCCCGGTCTGGGTGGAGATCCCACAGGACGTACTGCTGGCCGAGACGCTGATCCCGGTGGTGACGGGCGGCGACGCCTTCCCCGAAGAACTGCCCCCGCGCCCCGAACTGACCGCGGTGGCAGCCGACTTGCTGTCCCGCGCCGCCCGCCCGGCGATCATCGCGGGCGGGGGAGTCGTACGGGCGGACGCCTCGGGCAAGCTGAAGCAGCTGGCGGAGAAGATCCAGGCCCCCGTGGTGACCACCTTCGGGGGCAAGGGGGCGTTCCCCTGGAAGCACCCGCTGTCGCTCCAGTCCTGGCTGGAGGACCGCCACACCACGGACTTCCTGGAGGACGCGGACGTCCTCCTCGTCATCGGCTCGGGCCTGGGCGAACTCTCCTCCAACTACCACACGTTCAAGCCCCGTGGCCGGGTCATCCAGATCGAGGCCGACCTCGGCAAGCTGGAGTCCAACCACCCGGCGCTGGGCATCCACGCGGACGCGCGACTCGGGTTGCAGGCGCTCCTCGAGACGGTTGCGGAGCGGGTGGACGAGTCGGCCCCGGAGCGGGTGAGCGCGGTCCTGTCCCGGGTCTCGGAACGTATCGCCGCCCAGGAACTCACCCTGGAACAGGACGTGTTGGCGTCGGTACGCCGGGCGCTCCCCGCCACCGCCCCCTCCTTCTGGGACATGACGATCCTGTCCTACTGGGCCTGGTCGGCCTTCGACCCGAAGTCCCCGAACACCATGCACTCGGCCCAGGGCGCCGGCGGCCTCGGCTACGCCTTCCCGGCGGCCCTCGGCGCGGCGGCAGCCGACCCCACCCGCCCCGTGCTCGCGGTCTCCGGCGACGGCGGCGCCCTCTACTCGATCGCCGAACTGGCCACGGCCCGCCAGTACGACCTCAACGTCACCTGGCTGATCGTCGACGACGGCGGCTACGGCATCCTGCGCGAGTACATGACGGACGCCTTCGGCGAGGCGACGGCGACCGAGCTGACCCGCCCGGACTATGTGGCCCTGGCCGAGTCCTTCGGGGTGCCGGGAGTCCGTACGACCCCCAAGACCCTGTCGGACGACCTGTCGAAGGCACTCGCGTCACCCGGCCCGGCGGTGGTCGTCCTCCCGGCGGTGCTGCGGATGTTCGCGCCGACGCATGTGGACGGCTGA
- the speB gene encoding agmatinase — protein MSSNETPRGPVDSSRIPRYAGPATFARLPRLDEVGRADVAVVGVPFDSGVSYRPGARFGGNAIREASRLLRPYNPAQDASPFALAQVADGGDIAVNPFDINEAVETIEAAADDLLGTGARLMTLGGDHTIALPLLRSVAKKHGPVALLHFDAHLDTWDTYFGAEYTHGTPFRRAVEEGILDTEALSHVGTRGPLYGKQDLTDDEKMGFGIVTSADVMRRGVDEVADQLRQRVGDRPLYISIDIDCLDPAHAPGTGTPEAGGMTSRELLEILRGLASCNLVSADVVEVAPAYDHAEITSVAASHTAYELTTIMSRQIAEARAK, from the coding sequence ATGAGCAGCAACGAGACGCCCCGCGGCCCCGTCGACTCCTCCCGCATACCGCGGTACGCCGGTCCCGCGACCTTCGCCCGGCTGCCCCGCCTCGACGAGGTCGGCCGCGCCGATGTCGCAGTGGTCGGGGTGCCGTTCGACTCGGGCGTCTCGTACCGGCCGGGTGCCCGCTTCGGCGGCAACGCGATCCGCGAGGCGTCCCGGCTCCTGCGCCCCTACAACCCGGCGCAGGACGCGTCCCCCTTCGCCCTTGCCCAGGTCGCGGACGGCGGCGACATCGCCGTGAACCCGTTCGACATCAACGAGGCCGTGGAGACGATCGAGGCGGCGGCGGACGACTTGCTGGGGACGGGGGCGCGGCTCATGACCCTGGGCGGCGACCACACCATCGCGTTGCCCCTGCTGCGCTCGGTCGCGAAGAAGCACGGCCCGGTCGCCCTGCTCCACTTCGACGCCCACCTCGACACCTGGGACACCTACTTCGGCGCGGAGTACACGCACGGCACCCCGTTCCGCCGGGCGGTCGAGGAGGGCATCCTCGACACCGAGGCGCTCTCGCACGTCGGCACGCGCGGCCCGCTGTACGGCAAGCAGGACCTCACGGACGACGAGAAGATGGGCTTCGGCATCGTCACCTCGGCGGATGTGATGAGGCGCGGGGTCGACGAGGTCGCCGACCAGCTCCGTCAGCGCGTCGGAGACCGTCCCCTCTACATCTCCATCGACATCGACTGCCTGGACCCGGCGCACGCGCCCGGCACCGGCACCCCGGAGGCGGGCGGCATGACCTCCCGTGAACTGCTGGAGATCCTGCGCGGCCTGGCGTCCTGCAACCTGGTCTCGGCGGACGTCGTCGAGGTGGCCCCCGCGTACGATCACGCGGAGATCACGTCGGTGGCGGCATCCCACACGGCGTACGAACTGACCACGATCATGTCCCGCCAGATTGCAGAGGCCCGCGCGAAGTGA